The Vulcanimicrobium alpinum sequence CGGCGCGAGCAGGACGTCGATCGCGCGGGTCACCCCGCGAACACGCGGCTCGCGCGAACGTCGGCAGCGGTGATGGCGGTGAGATCGTCGCGCGTGACGGTGCCGCCGCGCGCGACCAGGCGGCTCGCTTGGCGGAGCCGGGCGCGGTCGATGGCGTTCCGTACGCTGCGCGCGTTGGCGAAATCGGGCTGATGCATGCGATGGCCGAGGTACTCCGCGAACGCGCCGCGCGCCTCGTCATCGAAGCGATAACCGCGCGTCGCGAGCATCCGCTCGGCGATCGCGAGCAGCTCGTCGCCGTTGTAGTCGGGGAAGTCGACGTGCAGACCGACCCGCGAGCGCAAGCCCGGGTTCGAGGAGAAGAAGCGCTCGATCCGGTCGCGGTATCCGGCGAACACCACGACCAAGTCGTCCCGGCGTTCCTCCATCGCCGCCAGCAGCACCTCGATCGCTTCGCTCCCGTAGTCGCGTTCGTTCTCCGGTTTGTGGAGCGAGTACGCCTCGTCGAGGAAGAGAACGCCGCCTTCGGCTTTGCGCAGTGCTTCTTTCGTCTTCGGCGCCGTGTGGCCGACATATTCCCCGACGAGATCGTCGCGCGAAACCGCGACGAGGTGGCCGCGCCGCAGGTACCCGAGCTGCTTGAGGATCGCGCCCATCCGCAGCGCGACCGTCGTCTTCCCGGTACCCGGATTGCCGGTGAACGACATGTGGAGCGTCGGCGGCTCGGTGGTGAGGCCGAGCTGCGAGCGCAGCCGATCGATCAGCAGCAACGCCGCGAGTTCGCGGACGCGCGTCTTCACGGGGACCAGGCCGACAAGGTCGTCGTCGAGCTGCGCGAGCACCGCGTCGACCCCCGCCTCGCGGTAGGCGGCGTCGAGGTCGAGCGCCGCTTCGTCGTGCACCACGTCAGTCCGCGTAGCGCGTCCCTTCGGGCCGCTCGGTCGCATACGACGAGAGCGTGAACTTCTCGGTACGGCCGCCCGCACTCTGGCGTTCGAGGCGGAAGCCGGGCTCGTTCGCCGGGCGCTGCACGATGAACGAGAGGGCCGTCGTTTCGCGGCCGCGCGTCGCGTCGTACGCCGAGATGCGGATGTACCGGCGCGGATACGCTTCGCGGGCGGCGTTGAGTTCGCGAACGACGACCGAGGCGTCGTTGACGTCGAACAGCGGGATCCCGTGGAGTTCCCAGTACGTGTTGCGCGGGTGCGGATCGGTGGTGTACTCGATCGAGACCGCCCAGCGATTGTCGATTGCGTACTGGATCTGCTTGCCGATCTGCTCGTCGGTGAGGTCGGGCAGATACGAGAAGGTGCCTTGCGTGATGCGCACGGTGCGGATGCTCCTTACGCGCGGGTCGGCGTCGCGACGACGTCGGGCGTGTCGGTGGAGGTATATTCGAAGCTGATGTCTTTCCAGATATCGAGAGCGCGCGCCAGCGGGCCGCAGCCGCAGGCCGCATCGCGCAGGATCTCCGGTCCTTCGTTGACGATGTCGCGGCCCTCGTTGCGCGCGAGGATCATCGCTTCGAGCGCGACGCGGTTTGCGGTCGCGCCCGCCGCGATCCCGTCGGGATGCCCGATCGTCCCGCCGCCGAACTGCAGGACCACGTCTTCGCCGAGTAGGTCGACGAGCTGATGCATTTGGCCGGCGTGGATCCCGCCCGACGCCACCGGCATGCAGCCCGGCAGCGAGACCCAGTCCTGGTCGAACAGCAGACCGATGCGCGGATCGGCCTCGATGCGGTTCTCGCGCAAGGTGCGGTAGTAACCTTTCGTGGTCGCCGGATCGCCCTCGAGTTTGCCGACAACGGTGCCGGCGTGGATGTGATCGACGCCGATCAGGCGGCACCACTTCGCCAGCACGCGGAAGCTGACGCCGTGCGATTTCTGGCGCGTGAACGTCGAGTGGCCGGCGCGGTGGAGGTGCAGGATGACGCCGTTGCGCCGCGCCCACTTCGCCATCGACTGCATCGCGGTGTAGCCGACGGTGAGGTCGATCATGATGATCACGCTGCCGATCTCCTTGGCGAACTCGGCGCGCTCGTACATCGACTCCATGTCGGCGGCGGTGACGTTCATGTAGTGGCCTTTGATCTCGCCGCTCGCCGCCTGCCCGGCTTCGATCGCTTCCTGACAGTAGAGAAACCGGTCGCGCCATTTCATGAACGGCTGCGAGTTGATGTTCTCGTCGTCTTTGGTGAAGTCGAGGCCGCCTTTGAGCGCTTCGTAGACGACGCGGCCGTAGTTGCGCGCCGAGAGCCCGAGCTTCGGTTTCACCGTCGCGCCGAGCAGCGGTCGGCCGTACTTGTTGAGCAGCTCGCGTTCCATCACGATCCCGTGCGCCGGGCCTTGGAACGTCTTCGCGTAGATCGCCGGGATGCGCATGTCTTCCAGGCGCAGCGCGCGCAAGGCTTTGAAGCCGAAGACGTTGCCGATGATCGACGAAGTCAGGTTCGCGATCGAGCCTTCCTCGAACAGATCGAGGTCGTACGCAATGTACGCCATGTACTCGCCGGGGCGCCCGGGGATCGGCTCGCAGCGGTACGCCTTGGCCTGATAGCGCGGATAATCGGTGAGGCGGTCGGTCCAGACGACGGTCCAGGTCGCGGTCGACGACTCGCCGGCGACCGCGGCAGCGGCCTCGACCGGATCGACGCCGTCCTGGGGCGTCACCCGGAAGGCGCACAAAACGTCGCTGTCCTTCGGAACGTAGTCGGGCTGCCAGTACCCCATCTTCGAGTACTCGCTGACGCCGGCGGTCAGACGCGAGCTGCGGTCGACGGGTGCTTCGGCGGGAGGCGGGACGATCGTCGGCATGCGGCGATCATCCCATGGGAGACTCATTCACGTCCAATACATTCTTCGCGCGGACGCATAAGACGGAGATTATGTGTCCATCCCGAGTTCCGGGCGGCGTTTGCGAGGTTGGGCCCGAGTGCTTTCGGTCCACCGTTGCGGGCCATCCGTCGGACCCGGCGCGGCAGGCGATCCGGTTATCCTGAGTCCGTGCAGACGCAGACCCTGCCGGCCGTTTCCGTCATCGTGCCGACCAAGAACCGGCCGATGGAAATCGCCCGCATGCTCGGATCCCTGCGCGCACAGAAGACGCAGCCCCTCGAGGTCATCGTCGTCGACCAGTCGACGCCGCGCTACGAGTTGGAACCGTTTGGGGGACTGGTCCATCTGCACGAGCCGGGCCTCTCCGGTTTGACCGCCGCGCGCAATCGCGGCGTCGCCAAAGCGAACGGCGACGTGCTGCTCTTTTTCGATGATGACGTGCTGCTCGAATCCGACTGCGTTGCCGAGATCGCCGAGCTGTTCGCGCGCCGTCCCGACGTGATCGGAGCGCAGTGCGCGATCCACAACCCCTGGGACGACGATCCGCTTTCCCTCTGGGATGTCTCGACGTGGATCTTCGATCACGGATTCTTCTCGTCGCGGCCGGCACGGCGCGGCGGCGACCAGGTGCCGCGTCTGATCGACGGTCTCGCCTCCGCGTATCGCCGCACGATCTTCGCGCACGAACGCTTCGACGAGCGGCTCACCGGCTATTGTTTCGCGGAGGATTGGGACTTTACGAAGCGCGCCGCGCGTTACGGGCGGCTCGTGATCGCGGAAGGCGCGCGCGTCGAGCACGTCGCCTCGCCGGTCAATCGGGCGAACAAGAAACGCTACCTCGAATTGCGCCGCGAGAACATCCTCTATCTGTACGATAAGCTGGAGGCCGGGCGCGATGTCCGCAATCGCCTCTGGCGAGCCTGGTGGGTTTTCGGCGAACGGCTGCGCGCGATACGGCTGGCGCAGCAAACGCGATCTCTGCAATCCAAGTAGCGGTGGAGACTTCAGGGGCATCGACCGTGCCTGTCTCCGTCGTCATTCCCGCATACAACGCGGAATCGTTCATCGGTGCGGCGATCGAGAGCGTCCGCGTGCAGACGTCGCTTCCGGCGGAGGTGATCGTCGTCGACGACGGCTCGACCGATCGGACTGCGGAGATTGCGTCGCAGGCCGGCGCGCGCGTCGTGACGCAGCGCAACAGCGGACCGTCGGCAGCGAGGAATGCGGGGGTCGACGCGGCATCGTCGCCGTGGATCGCGTTCCTCGATGCCGACGACCGGTGGGCTCCGGACAAACTTGAAAGCCAGTCGGCGGCGATCTCGCGCTGGCCGGACCTGGGTTTTTGCATCAGCGATTACGCCGTCGTTCAACCGGGCGGGATCGTGGAAGCGTCGCTGTGTGAGGATCCCGACTACCGGACGATCGGCAGAGAGGCGATCGCCGGTGCCGCCGTCCGCTTCGAACGCAGCTCATTCTTACGCGCGTTCATCCGCTCGATGTTTCTGCGGCAGTCGTCTGCGCTCGTCAAGCGCGAACTCTTTCTTCAAAGCGGCGGCTACGATTCGCGCTTCCGTCTCGCCGAGGATTACGACCTCTTCCTGCGCTTGGCAAGCGTCGCGCCGGCGGCGGCGATCGAGCGTCCGTTGGTCGAGTATGTTCGTTCCGCGGATTCGCTCTCTGCCGATCGGCTGGCCGAGATTTGGTCGATCGACGCGCTTTGGGAATGGATTCTCGCCGCGCCGGAGCGCTATCCGGAGCCGATCGGCGAGCTCGTCGCCCTGCAGCGGGCCGCGACGCTGCGCCGGGGAGTGCGAATCGCGATGCGGCAGGGCCGGTTTGCAGAGGCCCAACCGTTCCTCGAGAAGCTCCGCGCGATCGATGGGTCGCGCTCAACGGTCGCGCTCGACATGCTGCTGGGCGCGCTGCGCAGTCCGCTCGGGCGTCCGCTGCACCGAGCCGCGCGCACCATCTGGCGCCTGCGCCCGCGAGGCGCTGGCGCCCGATCCTAAAGGAAAAGCTCCGGCCGTCAGGACTCGATCAGGCGTGCGGCACGGATGCTGCCGGGCGTTCGGGCGCCGGCGCGTCCGGCGCGGCTTCCAACCGGCTCACCGCGAGCGGAGGCGTCGCGCCGTCGACAGAGCCGATGCGGCGGTTGAGAGCGCGGGTCAGCGGTCGTTCCAGGTAGCGGTAGACCGCGATCCCGACGAGCATGACGGCCGCGACGAACAGGAGATCGACGACCGCGTGCGCTGCGGCCCCGTGCAGGTGCAGCAGCTCGACGCAACGCCCGAACGCGCTCAATACCGGGACGTGCCACAGGTAGATCGCGTACGAAGCGTCGCCGAGAAGCACGAGCGCGGATGGAGCCTGCCACGACCGAAGTCGCTCGACGCCGACCGCTCCATACAGCA is a genomic window containing:
- the cbbX gene encoding CbbX protein, whose translation is MRPSGPKGRATRTDVVHDEAALDLDAAYREAGVDAVLAQLDDDLVGLVPVKTRVRELAALLLIDRLRSQLGLTTEPPTLHMSFTGNPGTGKTTVALRMGAILKQLGYLRRGHLVAVSRDDLVGEYVGHTAPKTKEALRKAEGGVLFLDEAYSLHKPENERDYGSEAIEVLLAAMEERRDDLVVVFAGYRDRIERFFSSNPGLRSRVGLHVDFPDYNGDELLAIAERMLATRGYRFDDEARGAFAEYLGHRMHQPDFANARSVRNAIDRARLRQASRLVARGGTVTRDDLTAITAADVRASRVFAG
- a CDS encoding ribulose bisphosphate carboxylase small subunit; this encodes MRITQGTFSYLPDLTDEQIGKQIQYAIDNRWAVSIEYTTDPHPRNTYWELHGIPLFDVNDASVVVRELNAAREAYPRRYIRISAYDATRGRETTALSFIVQRPANEPGFRLERQSAGGRTEKFTLSSYATERPEGTRYAD
- a CDS encoding form I ribulose bisphosphate carboxylase large subunit; the encoded protein is MPTIVPPPAEAPVDRSSRLTAGVSEYSKMGYWQPDYVPKDSDVLCAFRVTPQDGVDPVEAAAAVAGESSTATWTVVWTDRLTDYPRYQAKAYRCEPIPGRPGEYMAYIAYDLDLFEEGSIANLTSSIIGNVFGFKALRALRLEDMRIPAIYAKTFQGPAHGIVMERELLNKYGRPLLGATVKPKLGLSARNYGRVVYEALKGGLDFTKDDENINSQPFMKWRDRFLYCQEAIEAGQAASGEIKGHYMNVTAADMESMYERAEFAKEIGSVIIMIDLTVGYTAMQSMAKWARRNGVILHLHRAGHSTFTRQKSHGVSFRVLAKWCRLIGVDHIHAGTVVGKLEGDPATTKGYYRTLRENRIEADPRIGLLFDQDWVSLPGCMPVASGGIHAGQMHQLVDLLGEDVVLQFGGGTIGHPDGIAAGATANRVALEAMILARNEGRDIVNEGPEILRDAACGCGPLARALDIWKDISFEYTSTDTPDVVATPTRA
- a CDS encoding glycosyltransferase family 2 protein, with translation MQTQTLPAVSVIVPTKNRPMEIARMLGSLRAQKTQPLEVIVVDQSTPRYELEPFGGLVHLHEPGLSGLTAARNRGVAKANGDVLLFFDDDVLLESDCVAEIAELFARRPDVIGAQCAIHNPWDDDPLSLWDVSTWIFDHGFFSSRPARRGGDQVPRLIDGLASAYRRTIFAHERFDERLTGYCFAEDWDFTKRAARYGRLVIAEGARVEHVASPVNRANKKRYLELRRENILYLYDKLEAGRDVRNRLWRAWWVFGERLRAIRLAQQTRSLQSK
- a CDS encoding glycosyltransferase family 2 protein codes for the protein MPVSVVIPAYNAESFIGAAIESVRVQTSLPAEVIVVDDGSTDRTAEIASQAGARVVTQRNSGPSAARNAGVDAASSPWIAFLDADDRWAPDKLESQSAAISRWPDLGFCISDYAVVQPGGIVEASLCEDPDYRTIGREAIAGAAVRFERSSFLRAFIRSMFLRQSSALVKRELFLQSGGYDSRFRLAEDYDLFLRLASVAPAAAIERPLVEYVRSADSLSADRLAEIWSIDALWEWILAAPERYPEPIGELVALQRAATLRRGVRIAMRQGRFAEAQPFLEKLRAIDGSRSTVALDMLLGALRSPLGRPLHRAARTIWRLRPRGAGARS